The Xenopus laevis strain J_2021 chromosome 5L, Xenopus_laevis_v10.1, whole genome shotgun sequence genome has a segment encoding these proteins:
- the LOC121393708 gene encoding uncharacterized protein LOC121393708 isoform X3, producing MEANAAQGVEIGATKRKALMPRRFREETEGSAGDIARPKKRVSCSLQVRSRSASGGCGRRDGLVSEEEEASREREPDQDDVTSGSTNSAGPAVRKMKKFGGAQRIGEQHNKEHPRKRQWYNQRIPGWAVGQEFPYWDGYQVPSLHFRNREEEESWLQWRRERTQRQEEEAGPSTRREKEAYPANTRVQKEDTSTQRPIVAIAAKEAPMGGWRLRRCSRVFGPIA from the exons ATGGAGGCGAATGCGGCCCAAGGGGTGGAAATCGGAGCGACGAAGAGGAAAGCCCTGATGCCCAGGAGGTTCCGGGAAGAGACAGAAGGCTCGGCAGGGGACATCGCTAGGCCCAAGAAGAGGGTAAGTTGTTCCCTGCAGGTCAGGAGTCGGTCAGCGAGCGGTGGATGCGGCAGAAGAGACGGCCTCGTCAGCGAAGAGGAGGAAGCATCGCGAGAACGAGAACCGGATCaagatgacgtcacttccggatcGACGAACAGCGCTGGACCGGCGGTGCGAAAAATGAAGAAGTTTGGAGGCGCACAGAGGATCGGGGAGCAGCACAACAAGGAGCATCCAAGGAAGAG GCAATGGTATAACCAGAGGATACCTGGATGGGCAGTGGGACAGGAGTTTCCATATTGGGATGGTTATCAGGTGCCGAGTCTCCATTTTAGAAACAGGGAGGAAGAGGAGAGCTGGTTGCAGTGGAGGAGAGAAAGAACGCAAAGACAAGAGGAGGAGGCAGGCCCATCAACAAGGAGGGAAAAAGAAGCCTATCCAGCAAATACAAGGGTGCAGAAAGAGGATACAAGCACACAGAGACCAATCGTGGCAATCGCTGCAAAGGAGGCACCTATGG GTGGATGGAGGCTAAGAAGGTGCTCCAGGGTCTTCGGACCGATCGCCTag
- the LOC121393708 gene encoding uncharacterized protein LOC121393708 isoform X2: MEANAAQGVEIGATKRKALMPRRFREETEGSAGDIARPKKRVSCSLQVRSRSASGGCGRRDGLVSEEEEASREREPDQDDVTSGSTNSAGPAVRKMKKFGGAQRIGEQHNKEHPRKRQWYNQRIPGWAVGQEFPYWDGYQVPSLHFRNREEEESWLQWRRERTQRQEEEAGPSTRREKEAYPANTRVQKEDTSTQRPIVAIAAKEAPMARCGSVVNILVIGHSFIFWAKKHAAGQQLGLPKEHMKLAWQGWRGMRWEQLKGRFYNALHRVNFVHLVIIHTGGNDLTSKKTPALIENMRADLSEMLENRKVGGLAWSDIIQRSNWRGAISPKGVEKARKKVNRAMHKFMCSFGKGIIRHDNIRSKQHQFFREDGVHLSSEGLDLFLGNIGSFIQEWWKSQEV; encoded by the exons ATGGAGGCGAATGCGGCCCAAGGGGTGGAAATCGGAGCGACGAAGAGGAAAGCCCTGATGCCCAGGAGGTTCCGGGAAGAGACAGAAGGCTCGGCAGGGGACATCGCTAGGCCCAAGAAGAGGGTAAGTTGTTCCCTGCAGGTCAGGAGTCGGTCAGCGAGCGGTGGATGCGGCAGAAGAGACGGCCTCGTCAGCGAAGAGGAGGAAGCATCGCGAGAACGAGAACCGGATCaagatgacgtcacttccggatcGACGAACAGCGCTGGACCGGCGGTGCGAAAAATGAAGAAGTTTGGAGGCGCACAGAGGATCGGGGAGCAGCACAACAAGGAGCATCCAAGGAAGAG GCAATGGTATAACCAGAGGATACCTGGATGGGCAGTGGGACAGGAGTTTCCATATTGGGATGGTTATCAGGTGCCGAGTCTCCATTTTAGAAACAGGGAGGAAGAGGAGAGCTGGTTGCAGTGGAGGAGAGAAAGAACGCAAAGACAAGAGGAGGAGGCAGGCCCATCAACAAGGAGGGAAAAAGAAGCCTATCCAGCAAATACAAGGGTGCAGAAAGAGGATACAAGCACACAGAGACCAATCGTGGCAATCGCTGCAAAGGAGGCACCTATGG CAAGGTGTGGATCTGTTGTCAACATATTGGTCATAGGGCACTCATTtattttttgggccaaaaagcATGCAGCAGGGCAACAGCTGGGGTTACCAAAGGAACACATGAAGTTGGCATGGCAGGGTTGGAGAGGTATGAGATGGGAGCAGCTAAAAGGTAGGTTCTATAACGCGCTCCATCGAGTTAATTTCGTGCATTTAGTTATAATTCATACAGGGGGAAACGATCTCACGTCAAAAAAGACTCCAGCACTCATAGAGAACATGAGGGCCGACTTGTCGGAGATGCTGGAAAACAGGAAGGTCGGGGGGTTAGCTTGGTCAGACATTATACAGAGGAGCAATTGGAGGGGGGCAATTTCACCCAAAGGCGTGGAGAAAGCTAGAAAGAAAGTGAACCGGGCCATGCATAAATTCATGTGTTCCTTTGGGAAAGGTATCATAAGGCACGACAACATAAGAAGTAAGCAACACCAGTTCTTTAGGGAAGATGGAGTTCATCTGTCAAGTGAGGGTTTGGATCTGTTTTTAGGGAACATCGGGTCATTTATTCAGGAGTGGTGGAAGTCACAGGAGGTATAG
- the LOC121393708 gene encoding uncharacterized protein LOC121393708 isoform X1: MGKLSESLLGYPDKEAAVFLAKGFLDGFKIPVAQTPPPSKIYKNLKSAGQHEDVLKQKIEKEVKAGRMAGPFEVLPIEGLVVSPLGVVPKKEQGKFRMIQHLSYPVGASVNDALDKEQCKVQYQSFDEALEIVKGQGDRALLAKVDIESAFRLLPLHPESFKLTGCYFQGAFFVDLCLPMGCAISCSYFEMFSTFLHWLICQWSGNAAIAHYLDDFLIIGPKQTGKCQETLLIFLQMLKELGVPVADEKTVQPTTKLTFLGIEIDTKARRCRLPRDKVEKSKQAIHNLMGTKKVTLREMQQTLGLLNFACRIIPMGRIFKRRLEKATTGVKKPFHKIRITKELRADLGVWDSFLTEFNGIRLWLSETRNNRELELLTDASGSIGYGAYFAGKWCAGRWPQAWRELGLTKNLTLLELFPIVVALELWAGDFRDKAIRFISDNMGVVCAVNNLSSDSAPVINLLRQLVLICMRFNISFRAQHIPGVENTLADALSREKWDLFFKLAPNAAKTPHNCPDNLWQLVNLS, from the coding sequence ATGGGCAAGCTAAGTGAGTCATTACTTGGTTACCCAGATAAAGAGGCAGCAGTATTTTTAGCAAAGGGTTTTTTGGATGGTTTTAAGATTCCAGTAGCGCAAACACCCCCCCCtagtaaaatctataaaaatttaaaatcagctgGCCAGCATGaggatgttttaaaacaaaaaattgaaaaagaagtAAAAGCAGGTAGGATGGCAGGGCCATTTGAAGTCCTCCCCATAGAGGGCCTGGTGGTATCTCCACTAGGCGTAGTGCCCAAAAAAGAGCAGGGTAAATTCAGGATGATACAGCACCTTTCATATCCAGTAGGGGCATCAGTGAATGATGCACTAGATAAAGAACAGTGCAAGGTGCAGTACCAGTCTTTCGACGAAGCTTTAGAAATCGTAAAGGGACAAGGGGACAGGGCATTGTTAGCAAAGGTGGACATAGAGTCTGCATTTAGGCTTTTACCTTTACACCCAGAGAGTTTTAAGTTGACCGGGTGTTATTTTCAGGGAGCATTTTTTGTGGATTTATGCTTACCTATGGGATGTGCAATTTCATGTTCATATTTTGAGATGTTTAGCACATTTTTGCATTGGCTTATATGCCAATGGTCGGGGAATGCGGCCATAGCCCACTACCTAGATGATTTTTTAATCATAGGGCCCAAACAAACAGGGAAATGCCAGGAAACCTTGTTAATATTTTTACAGATGCTAAAAGAGTTAGGTGTCCCAGTAGCGGACGAAAAGACAGTGCAGCCAACTACAAAGTTGACCTTTTTGGGAATTGAGATAGATACAAAAGCCAGGAGGTGCAGGTTGCCAAGggataaagtagaaaaaagcaagcaGGCAATACATAATTTAATGGGGACTAAAAAAGTAACGTTGAGAGAAATGCAACAGACTTTGGGGCTGCTGAACTTTGCATGTAGAATAATTCCAATGGGTCGGATATTTAAGAGAAGGTTGGAAAAGGCTACGACAGGGGTTAAAAAACCATTCCACAAAATAAGGATAACTAAGGAGTTAAGAGCAGATTTGGGTGTTTGGGATAGTTTTTTGACAGAATTTAACGGAATAAGGTTATGGTTATCTGAGACAAGGAATAACAGAGAATTGGAATTGTTAACAGATGCGTCAGGTAGCATTGGTTATGGAGCTTACTTTGCAGGAAAGTGGTGTGCTGGCAGGTGGCCGCAAGCATGGCGTGAGTTGGGTTTAACTAAGAATTTGACTTTGCTAGAGTTATTCCCCATAGTAGTAGCACTGGAGCTATGGGCAGGAGATTTTAGGGATAAAGCAATTCGGTTCATATCAGACAATATGGGGGTGGTGTGTGCAGTTAATAATTTATCATCGGATTCAGCCCCAGTAATCAATCTATTGAGACAGTTAGTTTTAATTTGCATGAGGTTTAACATCTCATTTAGAGCGCAGCACATCCCAGGTGTAGAGAACACATTGGCAGACGCATTGTCAAGGGAAAAATGGGATCTTTTCTTTAAATTGGCACCCAACGCAGCAAAAACACCTCATAATTGCCCTGATAATTTATGGCAGTTGGTGAACCTCTCTTAG